Proteins encoded in a region of the Salvelinus fontinalis isolate EN_2023a chromosome 17, ASM2944872v1, whole genome shotgun sequence genome:
- the LOC129813669 gene encoding loricrin-like: protein MWGLYTGGTGTESMWRLYTGGTSTESMWRLYTGGTGTESMWRLYTGYYGTESMWRLYTGGTGTESMWRLYTGVPVQSQCGGYIQGVPVQSQCGDYIQGVPVQSQCGGYIQGGYGTESMWRLYTGVPVQSQCGGYIQGVTVQSQCGGYIQGVPVQSQCGGYIQGVTVQSQCGGYIQGVPVQSQCGDYIQGGTGTESMWRLYTGGTGTESMWRLYTGGTGTESMWRLYTGCYGTESMWRLYTGCYGTESMWRLYTGCYGTESMWRLYTWCYGTVNVEAIYRGYRYRVNVEAIYRVLTVQSQCGGYIQEVPVQSQCGGYIQGVPVQSQCGGYIQGVPVQSQCGDYIQ from the exons atgtgggggctatatacagggggtaccggtacagagtcaatgtggaggctatatacagggggtaccagtacagagtccatgtggaggctatatacagggggtaccggtacagagtcaatgtggaggctatatacagggtattacggtacagagtcaatgtggaggctatatacagggggtaccggtacagagtcaatgtggagactatatacaggggtaccggtacagagtcaatgtggaggctatatacagggggtaccggtacagagtcaatgtggagactatatacagggagtaccggtacagagtcaatgtggaggctatatacaggggggttacggtactgagtccatgtggaggctatatacaggggtaccggtacagagtcaatgtggaggctatatacagggtgttacggtacagagtcaatgtggaggctatatacagggggtaccggtacagagtcaatgtggaggctatatacagggtgttacggtacagagtcaatgtggaggctatatacagggggtaccggtacagagtcaatgtggagactatatacagg gaggtaccggtacagagtcaatgtggaggctatatacagggggtaccggtacagagtcaatgtggaggctatatacagggggtaccggtacagagtcaatgtggaggctatatacagggtgttacggtacagagtcaatgtggaggctatatacagggtgttacggtacagagtcaatgtggaggctatatacagggtgttatggtacagagtcaatgtggaggctatatacatggtgttacggtacagttaatgtggaggctatatacagggggtaccggtacagagtcaatgtggaggctatatacagggtgttaacggtacagagtcaatgtggaggctatatacaggaggtaccggtacagagtcaatgtggaggctatatacagggggtaccggtacagagtcaatgtggaggctatatacagggggtaccggtacagagtcaatgtggagactatatacagtga